tagcttcatgttgttcgtgtgtaatttgttgagtaggctaaccacgttattaaattaatgcatgtaaggtgaactagcaaacatcatcatagctacatacggctgtcttcttgtttgatggcagatgctcccttcaccctggccaaaaaggctaaaatgaccaaagaaaaagagggaaacagctgaacatgagaggtttttggacaaagtttgtcttttttccattgattaagcactgcttccagccaagagtgatgccataaatcccctatagctgcagaaaaggctaacattgttatctttttacaaaaaaacagctgaacatgagaggtttttggactaattttgtgttctccattctttaagcaccggtttaagcaccgtttaagcaccggcaccgtttcaaaagtaccggtttggcaccggtatcggataaaacctaaacaatacccatccctagtcatttGGCTATAAAGTCCTGGGGAAAACAAGGAGTGACCTCTTAAGTTGGACCTCAAGATATTCAAAGTTATCTCTCTAATGAACCCACTGTTTATATAACTTGTCCTTGCTTTCAATAGGTAACACAAAATTATGTAATTTGTACATATTTAGGGTCCAGTGCAGTCAGAAGATTAAGTCAACACAGTGTGAAGATGTGTATCATCTCCACAGACATCAGACTGATTCTCTTTCATGCttccttttccttctctctgcagCTTCCTCACGCCACAGTGAGCTGCGTCGAGTGTGTTTCTATTGCGTTGCTGTTTGAACAAGTGCTGCTGTCCTTCTTTGGCTGCGATGCCCCCTCTCTTCTCCCCCGCAGTCCCTCCCTGTCTGACTTTGTCCGTGTCTACAGACAGCAGTGCTCCCAGTCTCCTGCCAAACAGACGCGATACATTGTGAGTGCCGTGCACTTTACACACAACCACTCCTCACTTGGCATACGAGATTATCCCTAATCCCATGGCATGTCAGATTATTTATTCCTCGCATGTGTCACCTGAATGTTTGTGTGATGATATGATTAGTAGTGATAACAAGTGCAAATAGATGCTAAACAAAGCTGCAGATGCATCAGCCTGGAGAAAACAAGTGTAATTTTCAGTCAGAACAGGAGTGGGTTTAATCAGTAATGCTCTCTGATAAAACATCCGTTCACTGCCTGTATTATAAATGCGATAAAATGAGATCAAATTAACATTAACTGTGTAATTTGTAGGTAATGGAGAAAGCCGAGCTTCTGAGAGATACTGATGCcagtctcctctctgctctcctgCGTCTTCAGGAGCTGGTGAGAAAGTGCTGCATGCTCTTTGTGTTATCTATAAAGTGAGTTGCTTTATTGTTGTTGCTCTGTGCGGATGATGAAGAGGGGACTGGAGGAGCCTCATTTGTAACGGATGACCTTGAGCTGAGTGTGTGGTGCTTTTTAATGCTATTAAGGAAGGAAGGATGGCAACCACTCacagcattttaattaaaaacaccaaaagtAAAAAGACTTATGTGATTATTTGTGTTTCATCCCAATGAAAGCTAAGTGCTTAACGGCGGATTGTGAGCGTTAAGAGGAACCTGTCTTTTTAATGGCTTGCTGCTTCAGTGCTGCCACACTGGATTTTGAAGTGATAATTAGGATGCAGATTTACACTTACGTGGAGGACGGGAGGATGATGAGGAGTTGTTTCATCTCTAAACTTCgggaaaaaatgtaataaaacattaacaGGAAAGacgtaaaatgtgtgtgtgttactgacATGCAGAAAATAATCTGGCTTAACTTTTCCTATATTTCCtacacaagaaaaaaaggtgACTGGTGCAGTTTTCCAGTTTCTGTCTATCGTCCATGCATCCTTTTTCTGAACTGCTTAACCAGTTCAGGGTGACAGAGTGGCTGGAGCCCATCCCGTTTTTCAAAACAGGCAGGTTATAACTTGAGAAGGTTAGCAGCCCATCACAGggctaaaagaaaaagagaaggaagctgAAGTACCCAGACCAAAAACCACTACCATGCCAAACCCCGATAAACATTCAAGAAGTGCTTCAACTCTAGATTAATGGTCTTGTGTCTAAACACATAGAAGTTATAGCGATTAAGGCTATTTCTTGCATTAGGTAACAGTGGTGGTCACAGTGGACATATTTTATTGATGTTCACAGATCCCTTTTATCTCTGCACATTATATATATGCATGTTTCAATGATGCAGCAGACTTTTAGAATTAATAGCAAATTATGTTGTCATCTCTTGTTTATAGGCATCTGCAGTATTAAagccactgtgtgtgtttaaattaaGTATGCTTAACTGCAGGTGGTGTTTGTAGGTAtaagagcagggcgatatgaccaaaaacgaaagccaaaccagttccacaccactgaagttgcagaatttttttaaaaacaattctggttcatccgtttcattcaacggtctgctttcattcttcattcatttcattctccgtcgccgccgccatgctttttccgccatgtgcgtatgaaaacaaaggcactgtgcatgcgcgttttacccatattctatcgcgatatttcattttcttatcattgcccaacattataccggtattaccgtgaatggtATGATATGCACCTGCATGCTTACAAATTGACTTTAATAATAAATCTTAGGCCTTAAAGGGAATctaagtaaacaaataaaatgaactgcAGGATAAATCTTGCATACAATGAGGAAACCCAAGCAGTCATAGTGAGGCTTGAAGATGCTTGAAGGGACAGCCCTAACCACACTACCACTGTGCTGTCTTTCTAACATATCCTCTGTAGTCCTACCTCTGTCGCACCCTGATGGAGATGGGATTCcttatttacagtatttaattaTGATATAGGAGGAGGCATATGCCTAGGACGTCTCCTAGGTGAGGTGTATATGACATGGCCTACTGGAGAAGACCCTCGCGTACACTCAGGACATCCTTGGCAGACATTCAGAAAGTTCagattagagatggcacgataccacttttttatgtccgataccgataccgatatcataaatttggatatctgccgataccgatatgaatccgatatagtgttttttaatcaacaaaactgttttttaaaatatcttgctgcattttgcaagtctgcaagttcatactcaagtttaaaacaacaactacactaaagctattctgttatacctgtatacaaaaaaaatatttcatagttcagcaatactgatcaatctaataaacttaaacctacaccatcctccctattctggtattttaaagagtacttagcgtaaatattaagcaacctaactaatagggttccaactcccagcaacaacaaaaataaataaataaaaaatagggaaccacccctcacgcgccacctcatgatgcttaatcgacgtaatcaaccttaatttgatgcagtgtgaaaaaaaatgcacagaaatcaattatttttcaagaaatattaaatagattcaacatctttcttcaacaaaattgcagactgcacagatggtaccttcccaaaggaaaaagtactatagcttactagggtatatatattagacttaatagtcactatatacagtaattgacttctattcattttacatcaaattaaaactttgtgtgtcagataattatttattaaaagctagacattttaaatgagaataagaaagaaaagtatgtctttgtgcccccttttcccagttaatgccctatcggcccccctggctaaactttgctagatccgcccctgcacagttacgtcagctacgtagaaaacgatcctggtgtagaaagtaatattaaataaattctaacaacagcttatcaagcttaaacgttctgctgttgttcagccgctggtttcctctttctggtgcaaagtgggccaaaaacaaagacggactcgccacagaaaagctgatcagctgatcatttaagcagtttcacgattgaagtagcagccggagagcgagaggcagtcgctcgttaagcttaacgcaggaatgctttacaaacattcagagatggacttacacacttgctttacttctctcggggataactttgtcggagatgaaatgccaggttgctagcgaagctccaaatgctatccaggccacaggtcccgcatgccacagccgctctatcacgtgatgcatactgctccgacatgctaacgttctgaggtgagttacggtgtgttgcaagttttgtgaggtgctgtcgtgatatttaatggatcggattacattttttatttttctccgatatccgatccagtaatttaggtcagtatcggaccgataccgatacgtaatatcggatcggtccatctctagttcagATGTACCTTTAGAAGAGCTGGAGGTAGTGGGAGGTCTGGTATCTATGCTTAGACTGTTGCTCCTAAGACTCACAACTGgataaacagcagaaaatgaattGATGTTTTCAGAGTAGAGGATCTGAACTGTTGTGTATGCCATTCGTAGGTGCAGTACTTCTTCCTGTGTTGTGGCTGCTTTAGCTTTAAAGtgaattatttcttttaaattttccCATATATTTAGAGACTCAAATTCAGAAGGTCTTTTATTATATGCTTATAAAATATTGTTCTCTTTAAGGAAAAACAGAACTATATTCAGTTTCACATCACACGTAAGAAAAAAACCtacaaaatgttcacatttgaaAAGCTGAAACCTGTGAGTGTTTATTGTTTCTGCATAATCAAAAATGcgttcatttgttttgtttagtcaACATGTCCAGTAAGAACTTAATCAAGCAAACAAAGCTAAACatctaaatatataaaacacatGAATCAACTGAGGAAAGAGGTCTGTAACTGTGAAGTTCTCAGAGTCTTCATCTCTCTGAGCTCCCTGATCCTAACTACATACATCTGTTCTTCAGGTTGGGGACAACGTTACCGTCATCTTGCTCAGTGAAATCGCCTGGGACAAGTTCAGACCAAACACAGGCTGCTTTGAGCCGCTTCTGCTGCATTTCCCTGACTACAGTAAAAGTATATAATCCTCCTCACACATGCTACGGCAGCCAGTGTCACGAGCAACTCACAACACGCTGCGTATTGATGACGCACGGTCAGCATATGCAGCGTGAGCTGTGACATTTGTACCTGTGATACTGTTCTCACACTCCAGGCAGCGACTCTGGGGAAAAATGTTGCGTTCTTAAGAACCACTGTATAAATTCAGCACTTGGCGTGTGAATGAATCATTTTACTTTATATTGTGAGACTTGGCTGGTTTTTGGAGAAGCTTTATTTCTTGTCCCTTAAACCGTTTGTAGGTGAGCTGCAACAGATTTTGTCCCAGAACGTGCATTCTTCATATTCAGCTGGGTTTTACTCTGCATACATCAACATCCTGCTGGGAGTCTTCTACTCTGTCTGTCGAGACCTCAGAGAGCTGCGACACCTGGTCAGAAACACACATTAACAAGTTGTTgcattgattatttttaattcttccacctgttttctcattttcttctgttcttttctACTAGGCTGCCCTGAACTTTTCAAAGTTCTGTGAGCCTTTGGCAGAAGGGAAAGGTAATTGTGAGGAGGTCTTTTCATTCATCTGAAAAGAACACACTAAAACGCACACTACCTGTATAAAGTTATCATGGAAACTGTAATTGCAGAATACTTACACATCCAGCAGACACTGCGGATCATTAGCTTTTAGATATAGATGTGACATTTACAGTGGCCAGAAACAGACCTAATGCTACTAATCATTGCTTTTGTGACAACTTGCAGTCAAATGCCATCTTGAGAGAGACTTTGGGGCCTCAAGATGgagataaaacagcaataagacaGAGTCAGACTGCTATCAGTTTGAGACTGAATGAGGTCAAGCTGGAAATTGCATTTAATCTgtgattaactgtgataaattggCCCAGATCTCAAATCTGTTGCAAAGCTTTTTCCGTCTGTGGAGACAGAAACTCTCATTCTACAGAAATTCAAACTAGTTCTGAGTGTCAGAGTCCAGCCAAAACCTCATACAGCTGCTGCAGGATGGTGATTTAACTGCAGAATGACAAAGGTGCTGGACAATCTTGCTTTAATATAGGAATATAACCTGAATACAATCAGTTGGCACCTAAGTTGTTTTCTATTGAGATTAGCCTCCTATTTCTAAGAGACGCATCACAGGCAAGTTGCGCTCATCGGAGTAGATAGAGTCAAATTGCAGTGTGTTGGCAGTCTGTCTACATATTAAATTAGAAGGCAGTTTTTTTTACAACCCTTTGCCAATATGTCTGAGAGTGATCACAGCCAGTCCAGTCCAGATCACCTTGCAATCTAAAAGTGGTCAACCAGAGCCTGACTTGCTGCATGCTGCAACCACTTGGTCACTGCAACTATTTCCGATTGGTCGCCAAATGTGAAAAGTTCAATGTGATCACCTGGTAACCACTGATTCTTTATAGTCAAAAATAGTTTACTGTCCTATTTTAACTCAAGTGTGTCTTTATCTTTGGAAATAAAATTGTTAAAATTTTATAATACAAATTACTTCCCAGTATAATGTGAAACTATGACTTTGCAGACCTGGAATTCTGCCTCTAACCAACCAAAAACATGTATTCAGATGATGTAAACACTCAGATCTAACAATGttgccttaaaaataaaaataatagagCAAaacttttgtattgttttggGCTGCCTTCACTTGTACAGTTGTACCCAGTAAAGAGGCCACTGGGTGTATATTTCCTGAGTGTATGTTATGAGCGATGTTGTGAAGGCTCCCCTTTGTGCCATAactgtctttgtgtttattttctttgattcaATGATGGTAATTTTCAAGCTACTTCATGTTGTCTTCAACAAGCTTCgaagacaaaaacaagaagCCCACGCGGGTAAATCACAGTCCCTGCTTTCAAACCCTGTGGGGTAGCTCCACATTTCTGATATACTGTAGCTTCAGAGGCTCCTCATATTCCAGACACTAAAATGAATTTGACATTTAGAAATCCTATCTTGTCTCTTTTTGGGTCTATTGTGAAAACAGTATGTGGATGTTTGTCCGTTTGATGCTTCGGCTTCTCTCTGGGCGCCCGCTGTGATTGGAAATGAGTGTTATGAGAGTAGAGTTTGGAGACTGTcagcacataaaaaaatacCCAAAAAGCTTGAAGGAAATCTGTGAAATAGCTGAGCCGAGTGTTCATTCTCAGCTGGTTAAAATATTGATCTGTGCTGCTTTAATTGCTTTGTTTCTACAAATGTTTTTGAggttttcctgctgtttttccACCACTTTCTGATGGTGTTTGTAATTATGCTGTGTGTTTAGTGAAAGAGACTGACACCCACAAGCTGTGGAAACACATTGAGCCACATTTGAAAAAAGCCATGCAGACGGTTTACCTTCGAGAGGTGTCCAGGTCTGAActttttgcattattttgctATGCGCTGCTTTTTAGACTATTaatggggttgttttttttagcctcATCATCCATGTGTATTCTCTGTCCTCTGCTTAGTCTGCAGTGGGAGCAAATGCAGCAAATGGAGGAGAAGGAGGCCGGAGCCTTGCGAGGTATTTGCACTGATTTCGATTACAGAGCAGAtgtcaaactgaaacactgGTCACTTACGCTTAAATTCTTTTCTTCTATGcaagaaaacagaattttaGTGCAGGAAAGAATATGACGACGTGGActtattgcatttattttgtcttctgAAAGGTTTATCAGCTCACACTCATGTTGAATTGCCTTATTACTCCAAGTTCCTGTTGATTGCTGCCTATCTGGCTTCCTACAACCCTGCACGCACAGATAAACGCTTCTTTTTAAAGGTAAaggaatataataataatactttttttaTGTTCAGCCATGTATACACTGTAATGCAAAAAATTCTTATAATGAGGTCAGCATAAGTACAAAGTTTGCAGTGAGTcaaaagttctttttttctttattcttggCTGTGGGATGTTAGTGAGAATGAATATCCCAAATATGCTCATCTTTGggagaaaaatacatttattaagcttttttggggggggattttttgttttcttaacctTCTCCCCTAAGTCATGGTTTTGTGAATGAATCAAATGAATCACATCTTCTGTTTCTGCTCAACAGCACCAtggtaaaataagaaaaacaaacttcctgaagaaaaatgaaaaggtgATTATTCTGACATAACTCTTACATCTTCGTTGATTTCATTTGGAAACATGTAACACAATGTTTATATTGATCTGTCTGTCTTCTAGACAAGTAATCACCTTCTGGGTCCAAAGCCCTTCCCTCTGGACCGCTTGCTTGCCATCTTTTACAGTGTGGTGGACAGCAGAGTCGCCCCGACAGCGAGCATCTTCTCACAGGTCAGTCTGGTTTAAAGCAGTCGAGAGTTGCTGTTTGTGCCAACTTTCACTAAAAATTCAGACCCCTGAGAGGATTGGCAGCTGTCTTGAATCTTTAACAGTTGTGGATAATATTTCTTAATGATGGATTTTGGACTTTTTGGGAATGGTATTAAAACCCTTCCCAGATTGATGGGCAGCCACTGTTGCTTTTTTAGCTCGTTCCCCATAAAGATGACATTTGACAACAACGTCAGTAGGTACGCAAGCGGGACATAGTTGACATTTTTCCTCCTTGGCACTGTGCTGACACATTTGAATGCTTGAGACCTGAAGGatgccaaaacttctgcttttatggAGGTGCCCACATTTACTGAGCACATCTGATTAGCAGCTGGCTGCTGCTCATCCTCTTAATTCCTATTCCTGGCttaatttttattaaacaaataatggcgctattttgtcatgtgttgttgttcatctgtTGTGTTTAAATGATTCTATAATGTGGTATGGAACaaataatttgaatttgaattaaagAGTTCGTGTTTTCATTTCCACTGAACTGTGTGTGCACTAAGATAACTTATCCAAAAAGAATCCATCTCCTAAGAGATCTGATAATATTTCTCTCCTTAACTTGTTTAAACACCACCACCTTGTTATGTCAGAGCTCTGCAATAGTCTGTTTCCCCTCATTTAGTCCTGAAGTGTAGTTTCGTACCCTGAGTTGGCCTCAGGGTACGACCCAATAtagaaaataatttcacacttttttccaATTTGCCTGATAAGCCACTGAACAGGAATGTACACTGTTATAACAAAAGGATGGtaaaggatttttttgtttcctgtgtgtaACAGTGCAGTGTTTCATGTTAAATCAAgcctgatttttaattttttttttaagtttaaacaGTTTCCTAGCCATATGGTCAAAGGCAGCTAAACACAGACCTATCTATGGACCCAAGCATGAAATGTTTTTAGGCAATTAGGCTCGCCCCATATCTGTGTGACTGGCTACCATCATTTAATGGCTCTGCTTCAAAGTGGAGAAGCTGCGTTTTAAGAAGTGGAGCAGAGACTCATTTTGGTTTTCCTCTGTCCCCGTTTAGATTTCTTCGCTGGTGACCCTGCAGCTGCTGGCTCAGGTCAGTCATGACGACCAGCTCGACGCCCCGAAGTACAAATGTGCCGTTTCTCTGGACTTCATCTGCGCCATATCCaggtctgtgcgtgtgtgtgcatgcacgctCATCCTTTTAATGCACATGAATGAGACTGACTGAATTATTCAAGTGAACTGACCTTttacagttttcctttttttttttttttttttcactgaaaatCTGCTTTGTGTGATTTATCTTCCAGGACGGTGAACTTTGATATTGTCAAGTATTTGTACGACTTTCTGTGAGCCTCCAGTGCATTAACAGAGAGATGACACGCAGTGACAGTCAGACAAAGGCACATTTGTTTCTGCAAGAACTCACCTAAGGACAAGTATTTGGAAACACAAGAAGCTCCAGGAGGAAATTAATCCAATTATTTCGCTGCCCCCTTGTGGTTGATAAATGAGCTCCTCgtttaaatgtttgtatttgtagaaaataaatctttgtaacttgaaactttattttggtttatttttgtggTTACATTTTCAGTGTGTTCATAACAAATATACtagagatttatttaattttttagcaTATTGCAAACATCTAGTTTAGGCTTTAGTATAACAAAGAAATTAGTACATACTCTGTTTGTTAcgatttaaataagaaaaaggaaaaacaaaactggtgtgCAGCTGTAGAAGCACTGATGCAAAGTGATCCTGGCACCATGCAGGTGAGTCATCGTCCTTGCTCAAAGGCGGGATTTTATGTCagtaatgtgtttttaatctgttgTATGAGCGTACTAAGGTCAGGGCATATTGTTAATACAATTTATAAGTGTTTATGAAAGATGATGTCTAAAAACATCCCCTAAATTCTGCTCCAGGATTTACAGTAATTTGAGGTTGAAAGAGCAAAGATcagaaaaatactaaaaatatgCGAGTCTTTAAAGTAGTTGGAGGACTCTCTAAATAGATCAGTGAGAAGATAAAGAACAAAAGCAGATATGCAGTACTATGTCTCCAGGCTGATATTATCATACCCACAAACTGCTAAGCTGTAAGAATATCACATAGTTATAAATATTCACTCACcaactttattaggtacacctgttcatcTGCTTGTTAACGctaatatctaatcagccaggtGACCTGCTGAAGCTCAAACTGGGGAAGAAATGTGGTTTAAGTGGCTTtgaacatggttgttggtgtAAAACTACGTCCAACACCCAGTTTGACTGTAACTGCAATTTCTACCTGTTAAATTAGTAAGATTATTTCTGGGATAATTTGTTCCTGGTAAATCTTCAAAACATGAAAAGtagacaaagtgtgtgtgttgttttttttattgtttatttttagtgtaCAAATAAGCAAAAGCTGAACTCAAACACATTCTGTAGTCTTCCAACAGAAGGCACAAGATGAGCATAGCCAACAAACATAACAAAACTAATCTGCATCAATGctgaataaaaaaagcaaaccatTCAGCCAAAGAAACtcccacacacagagagaaaagctgCAAAACCACAAGCCTGCGTTTCGCTCCAActtaaacttttgttttcaaaagattaaaaaataataataataaagttacaAATGTATATAAAAGGTAAACATTTGATAACTGTTTTTTCACTGCCACATCTCCCACCTGCTCCTGTTTTACAGCCACTGACTTAATCAAATTAGCATGGATGTTGAGCACACTGCAGTGTCATAGCTCCCTCCTGTAAACCCCCCCAGGCAAGAGCGGGTAAATAGAGATTTGAGTAATTTGGTGCAGAGGAACTcagaaatatataaagaaaaaaagatttggaAAGCCTAGTCGAGTGTATGTAATTGCCACTCTGCTACTCCACTATCTCCCTCCTTTATGCCTCAGGGTGTCTGAGGGTAAGTGGACCGTCTGAGAGATCATCCCTCATGCCGAGGTGGCCTTGGGAGCGATCGCCATCATTAAACAAGGACAATGAGCAGTCTGCAAAGGCTGACTGAGTCATCCCATTTAAAGTGCATATGTGTCACTCCTTTAGAGATCAAACATAAGATATGTGTCAGTCTCCAAGACACACTGGAATCATATTAAAGCGGATTCAATCTTAATAGAAATCTCAGTCTATAAAATGACCCGACTGACTGAGACACTCAGGTCAAATCGTGAATGAGGATGAGGTAATCGGAAGGGACGGATCCTAAACGCTTCGCCTCCGGTTGTGGATCATGGCCACGATGTGGGCGAGATCCAGACTCTTCATCATCACCTCCATGAAGTCTTCATCGCTGCGAGCGCCTGCCACAAACTCCTCCAGGGAAAGCTCCCCTGTTGGAAGAGACACATGTTGTTTTTGGTCAGATTTGAGTGGGTTTTCGGCTAATTTGTCATTTCTCCCTGCAACAAAGTCACGTTCATAACAGACAGTTTGATATATTGAtatgatattttaatattactggTGCCGTGATATTAagtaaacaatggaaaatgtcAGTAAATGTCACTAACTTTCCTCCagctattttcttttaaattattattattggtagCTTGCAACTACAAAGGCGATAAACGTGTTTTTAGAAACGTTTGAGATTCCAAAAACACGTTTAACACTTCCAagtttaaattttgatttggtgaatattttcattttatttatgtcattattttgtttgtttgcatccCTTTAATCTCACAGTTATGGAGAACACATTCATACACTAAAACACCCACACCCAGCTAGACAGACACATAAGCTTACGAAGGTTTCTGGACTCATTTCACTCGTATTCTATAACCTATTTTGCAATTATAAATCCTCATTTAACTTCTAAACTTGCAAAAATGTTCTACA
The Astatotilapia calliptera chromosome 17, fAstCal1.2, whole genome shotgun sequence genome window above contains:
- the orc5 gene encoding origin recognition complex subunit 5, producing the protein MTALLQHPGYDEERLKGVAEKLPCREVQAEMLLSLMGQPHQYSYPSILIYGHRASGKSHVMHVLMKELELPHATVSCVECVSIALLFEQVLLSFFGCDAPSLLPRSPSLSDFVRVYRQQCSQSPAKQTRYIVMEKAELLRDTDASLLSALLRLQELVGDNVTVILLSEIAWDKFRPNTGCFEPLLLHFPDYSKSELQQILSQNVHSSYSAGFYSAYINILLGVFYSVCRDLRELRHLAALNFSKFCEPLAEGKVKETDTHKLWKHIEPHLKKAMQTVYLREVSSLQWEQMQQMEEKEAGALRGLSAHTHVELPYYSKFLLIAAYLASYNPARTDKRFFLKHHGKIRKTNFLKKNEKTSNHLLGPKPFPLDRLLAIFYSVVDSRVAPTASIFSQISSLVTLQLLAQVSHDDQLDAPKYKCAVSLDFICAISRTVNFDIVKYLYDFL